The Elusimicrobiota bacterium genomic sequence ACATTAAAAATATCAACGAGGTCGCTGTCTTTAAATTTTTCTATATCATCCTTCTCGTTTTCTTTAAGGCCCTGGATGAACCCTTCAATGTTTTCCTGTGAAAATATAATATTGTTGAACTCAACTATCGCTTTCTGGCTCCGGTAATTTTTTAATAATGTCCCTTTATTTAAGTTGAAAATGTTAAACCGCTCCGCAACTTCGTTGAAAAGAGAAACATCCCCCCCGCGGAACCTGTATATTGCCTGCTTCTTATCACCGACATAAAAAAGCGATCCGCCGTTTGAGAGTATTTCCTCTGCCATAGCGGACAAATTCTTCCACTGCAGGCGGCTGGTATCCTGAAATTCGTCTATAAGCAGGTGCCGGAACCGCGATGCCAGCCGGAAATAAATTTCGGGCACGCTTATATACTTTTCGTCAAATAAAAATCTTGCCTGGTTGTTCAGCTCTTCCAGAAAAACAACATCGTCATTTTTTGAAACAGTTTTAAAATCCTTCAAAACCAGGCTGAAAATATCTATATAATAATTGTAAATGGAATACGCCTCCATTTCTGCAAGCTCGACAAAGCTTTTATGGAGCGAATCCCAGGTTTTTACGATTGATTCGCCTGGAACATTGCCTTTCGTAAAAGGAACTTCTGCCCTGAAAAAATACCTGGAAATATTTGATACATCAAAATACTCTTTGTTTTCTTCAACAAACTTTTCCAGGCTGGTGCAGAATCTTTTATCCGCGCCTTTGGTATCTTTAACCTTTTTATGGAGTTCATTTACCAGTTTAATAATTGTTTTTTTCTTGGGGGTAATGTCAGCTGATTCAATTTTTGTCCTCGCAAATGATGCGCCGTACTTATTATTTATGGAGTAAAGAAACTTAACTATTTCATAAATGTCGTCTTTGGGAAACCAGCTGCTTTTCTCTTCGACAATCAGGTATTGCTTTAAAAACTTCCTGAATACTTCTTTTATCGCTTTGTCCTCGCCTGCCTTGTCTACAAACCTGTCCAGGCTGTATTGGATATAGGAATCGTAATCCTTTTCAATCTGAAAACCCGAGGAGAGGTTAAGTTTGAAAGCGCTTCCGGAAATAATGGACCGCACAAAACTGTCTATAGTCTGGACCTGGAAGAAATTATAGTTTTTAATAATGTAATCGTTGATTATTGTGTAGGCTTTTTTCTTTGCGGTTTCTTTGTCGATGTTTAATGAAGAATATATGTCCCTTGCTTCGCCTTCGCTTTTAAAATCATCCAGCGCTATTTTTTTAAGAAGTTCAATGATTCTCTGCTTCATTTCAAAAGTGGCTTTATTGGTAAAGGTTATGGCGAGGATGCTTCTGATAGGAATGTCGTCAAGCTTAATGTCAGGGTTGAGCAAGAGCTGGATATATCTTTTGGCAAGGGCATAGGTTTTCCCGGAGCCTGCTGAGGCCTCCAGCACCCGCACTTCCGGAAACTGCATGATGTTTGGATTCATATTGAGTTACTCAAAAAGTTTCTTTAAATCATTATAAAATACTTCCGTATAATTCTCGCCAAAAAATAGTTTTTCATCAGACAGCGTCCCTAAAAATCCGGCTGATTCTATTTTAGGCTTAATTTTTTGCATTAAAACCCGCAATTCAGAAGACAAAAGCAAGGAATCATAATTTAAAAGTTTATCATCATTTATCTTTAACCATGTTTCTTCCAATGCTTTAAACATTTCAGGCCATTTTACCCACCGTAATGAATCATTTTGTATTTTTAAAAAATCAAACCATTTAACCCTGTCCAGCCAATAGTGTTTTTCTTTCCCAACCAGGCTGATATTTATCAGGCCCGAATGCGACATTTCAACCAATAAGTCCTGGATTGTTTTTTGAGCATAATAAGTTTCCTTTGCAATTAAAGCCGGATGGGCGCTGTTATGCGTTAATAAATGCAAAATTATTTCGCAGCGGGTATTTACGCCCAATAAAGCGCGAAGTTTTATAAGCAGCCCGGTATTCTGAAGTATACGAACCGGCTGAGTATGCCCGCGGAATTCAATTTTACCGCGTATTAAACCGTATTCCTGAAAATCTTTATCGGGGGTGCCGAAACTTTCAATGGTATTGCCCTCTTTAGTTAGAAAAAGATTTTCTTCTTTATTAATTAATTCTTCCCGGTTCAACAAGGCCAATGTTTTCCATTTAAAATATTTACTGCGTTTTGACATAATACTGGCTATTGCTTTTAAAACTTTTTCACTGTTAAACTGCTCTTTTTTCTGAATATTTCTCAGCCTCTGTATATTAATCAGGGTTCCATTAACATCAAGCCAATCAAGCATTTCATCAAAAAGCCTGGCATCATAGCGCCCTAAAGAACAAGTAAACAATAACAATGCTTCCGGGTCAATAAACCAATTATCCCTGGATTCTGCGTAACCGGCAACACCAAGCGCCGACCACTGTCTCCACAAAAAGTTATTTATTAATTCCAGATACGAGCTTTTAAATTCTTTTAACGACCGGGCCATATCCTAATTTCTCCAGCATATCTTTTAATATTTGTTTAAAATTGCCGCTTGGATCCTGGGTAAGGGCCCATTTAGCCGCACCCTCTATTTCTGCGCTTGTTGGTTTCAATTCAAGCAAATCGTCAACATGCCTGCCGGGCCCTGAATCAACAGATGCATAAACTTTAAAATATATCTGGTCTATCCTGCTGATAAAATGAACTATCAGCTTTGAGCCGTATTGTTTTGGCTGCAGCCTGCTTATCAGTCCCTGCGGAAGGCCCTGTTTAACCAAATCTTTGGGCCCGGTATTTAACCAATCATTGCTCAGACCTAAATCCAAGGCAACCTGCTTTACTGTTTTTTCAAAAATTTCAGGCAGTTTATTATATTCATCAAAAATAAATTCCCCGTTATCCGTTTTGGAAATAAATCCTATCAAATCAACATCTTTTGTAAATACTCTGTTTATTAAACCTGTGATAATAAGGGCTGATCCGCCACATACAACAATTTCAAAGGGTTCAGTATTTTCGAGTTCTAGTCGTTTTCCTAATAAATTCAGAGCTTTTTCTAAGTCTTGTTTATTTAACATATTATATGTTATACCCCTTAGTATTAGTGGTAATAGTTATATTATAGCTTAAAAACAATAGAGCTGTCAAGATAATATTGAAGCTCAAATTATATTACTGGAATTGCGTAGGGCGGCTTATTGGTTATCAGATGGCGTGGCACAATTTTTGCTTTTATTTTTTTATCACGGACTTCAACTTCCACAATATCGCCTTCGCGAAGTGTATTATCAACAAGCGCCAGGCCGATAGACCTCATCATTTTTTCTTCAACCAGCCTGCTGTTTTTAACCTTATAATACGGCACGGTGGTCCCGCTGGTTATATATCCTGCGTGTTTACCTGAGAAAAATATTTTATAACCGGCTCTTGCAACGCCTTTATCAATCAGCGTAATGCACCTTGTCAGTCTTGGGGGGGTTATTTGTTTTAAAAGATCGTTTCTTACCGCAAATTTTACCAACGGGCTTGAGAGTATGGGAATTTCTTTTCCTTCTATATCAATTCCGAATTCGTGGCCGTAAAGAGGCAGCCCGGCTTCAAGCCTGAGCGTATCCCTGGCGCCCAGCCCGATGGGCGCGGCGCCTCTCTCAAGGAGCAAATCCCATATTTTTAATGCGTCGTTTCTTTTTACAAACAATTCAAAGCAAATCGGTTCGCCGGTATAACCGGTCCTTGCAAGCAAAATCTCAGAACCCTTTATGTTTACTATGCTTAACAAATTTCTTTGCGTCCCGGGCAGTTGCCCGCTTTCCAAAATAGCGGCCAATATATTTTCCGATTCCGGCCCCTGAAGGGAAATCATTGCAATATCTTCAGACTTATTAAGCATTTCTACATCGGTGAATTTTTTCAGCTGCTCTTTGAAATAATCCCAGTCCTTCTGCAGGTTTGAAGCGTTTACTACAAGAAGGTATTCGCCGGCGGTAAATCGGTAAAGATAAGAGTCATCAATTGCTCCGCCGGTTTCATTCGGGATAATTGTATACTGGGCCTGTCTGACTTCAAGCGCTGCCGCGTTATTAGTCAACACATGCTGTAAAAATGGCACTGCGCCGGCACCTTTAAATACAAACCTGCCCATGTGCGATACGTCAAAAAGCCCGGCGGATTTTCTTGTCAGCAGGTGCTCATTAACGATACCGCTTTCGTACTGCAGAGGCATGCGCCACCCGCCGAATTCAACCATATTCGCTTTCAGCGCCGCATGTTTATCGTAAAAAACTGTTTTCTTAAGTTCGCCCATGTCTCCGATTTACATTTTTGGTTTAATTTCAGGCATCGCTTTCAGCGATTCTTTTATTTTTGCTTCAGGCTAAACATAATCTTCAATTGAAATCATCCAGCAGGTAAGTTGTTGAATTAATTTTAAAAGCGGGTTTTTTCTCAGCCGGGGGCTCGGGCGGTTTTTCTTCCTTCTTGACGGGTGCGCTTTGCGTAACTTGCTATGAATTTTGCACCGCTAAATAAAAACAATGCCGATACGCAAACGATTAAGGCATTAATTGCAAAAATGATGTTTAGTAATGGCTTTTGCTTATTCAGCAGCGCCGTTCTCGCTGTCCTCACTGTCCTCATTTTCTTCTTTTACTATATGAGCTATGCTGGCAAGTTTATCGCCTTCTTCCAGCCGGACCAGCCTGACACCCTGTATATTTCTGCTTTTTACCAATATGCCGTCAACAGGAAGCCTGATGGTTATGCCTTTTGAGGTAATAAGCATTATATCATCTCCCTCATTTGCTTTCTTTATGCCGACGACGGAACCGTTACGGTCATTGGCCTTAATATTTTTTACGCCTTTTCCGCCTCTCGATTGCAGGCGGTACTTGGATATATCGGTCCTTTTTCCAAACCCATTTTCAGTAGCGGTAAGCAGGATATCCGTTTTGTTTATATCTTCCATGCCGATTACTTCATCGTCCTTGCCTAGTTTTACACCGCGCACGCCCTGGGTAGCGCGGGCCGTAGGCCTGATATCGGATTCTTTAAACCTGATAGCCAGGCCTTTTTTCGTTGCTATAACAGCTTCGCTCTTTACTTCAATATGTTTTACATCAATTAAAGTATCGCCGTCATTAAGTTTTATGCCGATAATTCCTGTTTTGCGTATATCGGAATAATCGCTCAATTCTGTTTTCTTGACCAGGCCGGATTTTGTGCACATAAGCAGGTAAGATGGTTTTTCTTCTTCAAATGATTTGATGGTTAAAGCAGCCGTCACTTTTTCTGCAGGCCCTATTTGTATCAAATTTACAATTGCTTTGCCTTTGGCAATTTTTGTTCCTTCCGGTATTTCAAATACGCGCACCGTATAGACTTTTCCTCTATCAGTGAAGAAAAGCATGAAAGCGTGCGTATTGGTGATAAATATATCCTCGACAAAATCCTCTTCCCTGGTGGTCATACTGGTCACGCCGCGGCCGCCCCTGCGCTGCGAGCGGTAGGCTGAAACCGGCATTCTTTTTACATAACCGGCGTGCGAAAGCGTAACAACAACGTCTTCTTCCTGCACCAGGTCTTCTATTTCCATTTCTACTACCTTGGACTGGATTTTTGTGCGGCGTTCATCGCCGTAAGATTCTTTAATTTCCTTCAACTCCTGCTGGATTATGGCCATAACTTTTTTTGTATCAGCCAGGATAGATTTCAATTTTTCGATGGTTTTTATGAGTTCAAGATATTCATCTTCAAGTTTTTTTCTTTCCAGTCCCGTGAGCTGGTGCAGCCTCATATCAAGAATCGCCTGGGCCTGCACTTTTGAAAGTTTAAACTTTTCCATTAACGCAATGCGGGCGGTTTCGGTATCCTTTGACTCGCGGATGATTTTTATTATTCTGTCCAGGTTATCTATCGCTATGCGCAAACCTTCCAATATGTGGGCTCTCTCTTCGGCTTTCGCAAGTTCAAACCTGGTTCGGCGCGCAATTATTTCACGCCTGTGTTCAACATAATAGTGCAGCATTTGTTTCATCGGCAGTACTTTCGGCTGGCCGCCGACAATAGAAAGCATGATAACACCGAAAGAAGTTTCCAGCTGGGTTTTCTTAAAAAGCTGGTTTAATACAATGCTTGCGTTTCCGTCTCTTTTAACTTCTATAACGACGCGCACGCCGTCGCGGTCGCTTTCGTCGCGTATATCGGAAATGTCTTCAATTTTTTTATCTTTCACCAGGTCTGCAATTGTTTCAAGCAACTGGGCTTTGTTTACCTGATAGGGCAGTTCGTTTACAATAATTGCCTGCCTGCCGCCTTTTATTTCTTCTATTTCCGCTTTTGCGCGTATTGTAAATGAACCGCGGCCGGTTTCAAAGTAATCCTTTATTCCCTCTTTGCCGCAAATAATGCCCCAGGTCGGGAAATCCGGGCCCTTTATTATTTTCATCAACTCGGAAACTTCTATTTCAGGATTGGCAATATAAGCAACAATACCGTCAACAACTTCCGTTAAATTGTGCGGAGGAATATTTGTAGCCATGCCTACGGCAATACCGCTGGAACCGTTTACCAGCAGATTGGGAAGTTTGGCGGGAAGCAAAAGAGGCTCGGTTAAAGAGCCGTCATAATTCGGGCCGAAATCTACGGTGTTTTTATCCAGGTCATTCAGCATCTCGTCCGCGACTTTTTTGATCCTGACTTCCGTATATCTCATTGCAGCCGGCGAGTCTCCGTCGACTGAACCGAAGTTTCCCTGCCCGTCAACAAGAGGATAACGCAAAGAGAATTCCTGCGCCATGCGGACCATGGAATCATAAATAGCTACATCGCCGTGCGGGTGGTATTTACCTAAAACCTCGCCGACTACTCTTGCGCTCTTCTTAAACGCCTGGTTATGTTTCAATCCCATTTCTTTCATGGCGTAAAGAATTCTTCTATGCACGGGTTTAAACCCGTCGCGCACATCCGGCAGAGCCCTGCCTACGATTACGCTCATGGCGTAATCCAGGTAAGATGTTTTCATTTCATCTTCAATGTTACGCGGTGCAATGCGTTCAAGAAGATTCGGCTGGTCCTGTTTTAGTTTTTCTTTGTCGTTATCCTTTTCTTTTACCATCTAAAAACTCCCTTGTTTAAAAGTTTCTCTGCAATTAAAATATCGGTTTTTGTTGTTATTTTTATGTTGGATGAAGTCGTGGGAACGAGTTTTACTTTTTGCCCAATTGCTTCAACCATTTGTGCGTCATCTGTCGCGTTTGAAAGCTTTTTTCTTCCAAAAGCTCGAAAGCGTTCAAACGCTTTCAAAATTATTTCTTTTTTAAAGATCTGCGGCGTTTGCGCCAAAAATATTATTTTTCTGTTGAGCGTCCGATCGATATTATCTTTGCCGTCTGACATTTTTACTGTATCGGATGCCTGCGCGGCGCAAATCGCGGCGCCGAATTTACTTGCCGCTTTTATGCAGTTTTGTATGTCGGCCTTGTTTATTAAAGGCCTGGCTCCGTCATGAATAGCTACCAGGCACGCCTTCGGCAATAAATTTTTAAGGCCGTTTTCCACAGACTGCCAGCGCTGCCTGCCGCCCGGGAATATTTTTAAAGAAGGATATTTCTTTTTCCATTTATTTTGGAAAAAAGTTATATCTTCCCGCGGCAGTATCAGGATTACTTCATCTGAAACCTGCATAAACTTTTCTACAGCCCAAAGAACAACCGGCTTGCCGCAAAGCTTGTGATACTGCTTTTTGCTTCCGAAGCGTTTACCGCTTCCTCCGGCGACAATTATAGTTGAAATAAACATTATCTCGGTTTTGTAAATATCATTCTGCCGGCAGAGGTCTGCAATGCAGATGTAACGATAACATCAACTTTTTTGCCTATGTGTTTTCTGCCGTCTTCAACAACTATCATGGTGCCGTCGTCAAGGTATCCTATGCCTTGGTCGTGCTCTTTACCCTCTTTGACAACAAACATATTCATGGTTTCGCCGGGCAGGTAAATCGGTTTAAGCGAATTTGCCAGGTCATTGATATTTAAAACAATTACACCCTGCAGTGACGCAATCTTGTTCAGGTTGAAATCTGTCGTAAGAATTGTACCGCCGATTTCTTTTGCCAAAATAACAAGCTTGGTATCAACTTCTTTAATTTCCGGGTAATCTTTGTCGTAAACTTTAACAGACATGTTAGGTTCATCCTGAAGCTTGCGCATAATTTCCAATCCCCTGCGGGCGCGCACGCGCTTGTTTGAATCGGACGAATCAGCAAGTTTATGCAGTTCAGCCAGGACGAAATTCGGTATAATCATCGGCCCTTCCAGGAACCTGGTTTCACTAACATCGGCTATTCTGCCGTCGATAATCGCGCTGGTATCAAGAATTTTAACTTTTTCACCGCTCGTTTTTGCGCCGGTTTTTAATATGTTTTTGTCAAGCAGGTCCACTTCTTCTTTTTTCCTGATTGCTATCAGAAACCCTAAAACAACAAATGATGACTTTACAATCAGCGAATATTTGCTCATCAGCTCAATCAGCCTTTCATTGCCGAGTGAAATCAATCCATATTCAATTAAATAACCCACTACGAACCCGAGGATTATTCCTATACCGGAGGCAACCAGCGTATCCAAAGGCACTTTCCCGACAAGCAGTTCTATGCCTATTATTACGGCAAAAATTACAAACCCGATAAGGGCGCCTTTAAAATCCCGCGATATTTGAAAATAACCAATAACGGGGCCTAACAAAACTACGAGTGCTCTAATTATCCATAAAATCATCTCTTTTCACCGCCTTATATGTCCAGATTTTTTACATCCAATGCATGGGTTTCAATAAATTGCCTGCGCGGCTCAACTTTATCTCCCATGAGGGTTGTAAATATCGTTTCCGCTTCCGCTATATCTTCAAGTTTTACCTGGAGAAGTTTTCTTCTTAACGGATCCATCGTTGTTTCCCATAATTGTTCAGGATTCATTTCTCCCAAACCTTTATACCTTTGGATGGTTAAGCCTCTCATGCCGATTTCTTTTATTTTCTCCACAACCGCCTGAAAATTTGAAACGTCAATAGAGTCTTTTTCTGACGTCTTTATCCTGTAAACGGGTTTTTCCGCAGGAGTGTCATAATTGTTCAATTCAAAACCGGAGGCTTCAAGTTTTTTAATAAGCACGTCCGCGCGGGTAAGTTCCCACAAATTCCTAAATTTTCTGTCCAGGTCGCCTTCCGTAAGGCCCTTGTTTTTTTCAAGGTAATCTTCTTTGAACTGTTTCCATTCTTTGTCGCTGTAAATGAAAACAACTTCTTCTTCCGTTTCAACCCTGAACAAGGGAATTTTATCTTTTTTCCTGAAAGCAAGGTAATCGGCCCAGAGAATTTTTTTCTTTTTAAGTTTTTTAAGCAAAATATCGAGTTCGTTCAGGTCCTTGAAAAGCACTAACAGCTCTTTTTCTTCCCAGGTTTTTTTGCCCGCAACCTGCGATAAAACGACCTTGTCTACAACCTGCTCCAGAAGGATTTTTTCCAATTGTTCTTCGGTATCAATATAGAGTTCTTTTTTATCCTTTTTAATTTTGTAGAGCGGCGGCTGGGCGATATAAATATACCCGTTGTCTATCAATACTTTCATCTGCCTGTAGAAAAACGTTAAAAGCAGTGTGCGGATATGCGCGCCGTCAACATCGGCATCAGTCATTATTATTACCTTATGGTACCTGACTTTGTTTATATCAAATTCATCTTTTCCTATTCCGGCGCCAATGGCAGTTATGAGAGTTCTTATTTCGTCGTTGGATAATACTTTCACCAGCTGCGCTTTTTCAACGTTTATAATTTTGCCTTTTAAGGGCAGGATCGCCTGAAATACCCTGTTGCGGCCCTGTTTTGCCGAACCGCCTGCGGAATCGCCTTCTACCAGAAATATTTCTGATTTTTCAGGGTTTCTTTCCGAACAATCGGCAAGTTTCCCCGGCAGGGACGCGCTGTCCAGCGCTCCTTTTCTGCGGGTTAGCTCGCGCGCCTTGCGCGCTGCTTCGCGCGCCTGCGCGGCATTGATAACTTTTTCTACTATTTTATTTGAGACGGAAGGATTTTCCTCAAAAAATGAACCCAGCGCATCGCCGACAAGCGATTTCATTATGCCTTCAACATCCGAATTTCCCAATTTTGTTTTTGTCTGGCCTTCAAACTGGGGATTTGGAATTTTTATCGATATAACGCAGGTCAGGCCTTCGCGGACATCGTCGCCGGTTATTGAAAAAGCTTCATTTTTTATCAGCTGGTGATTTTTTGCATAATCATTTATAACCCTGGTCAGCGCAGAACGAAAACCCGAAAGATGCGTTCCGCCCTCAATGGTATTGATATTATTGGCAAAGGCGTAAATCTGTTCGCTGTAACCGTCATTATACTGTATCGCTACGTCAGCTTTAATATCATCCTTGGTCTTGGAAAAAAATACCGGTTTTGGGTGCAAAACGTCCTTATTTGAATTTAAAAATTCTACGAAACTTGCAATGCCGCCTTCGTAATTGAAATTATGCTCTTTATCGTCGCGTTCATCCGTGATTGAAATTTTTGTTCCTGGATTTAAATAAGCAAGCTCGCGCAGGCGGTTGGACAGCGTATCAAAATTGAAATTCAAGTCTTTAAATATTTCGCTGTCCGCCAGGAAGGTAACTTTCGTGCCGGTTTCATCCGTACTGCCGCCCGTTTTTAAGGGCGCGCCAGGTTTTCCGCGGGTGTATTTTTGCGTATGTATTTTTCCGTCGCGCTGAACTTCAACTTCAAGATATTCCGAGAGCGCGTTTACAACCGATACGCCCACGCCATGAAGCCCGCCGCTGACCGTGTAAGCTTTTCTGTCGAATTTTCCGCCGGCGTGCAGGACCGTAAGAACCACTTCAAGGGCTGATTTGCCTTTTAGCTTCGGGTCTTTTACTTCCTTCATCGGGTCTACGGGAATACCGCGGCCGTCGTCAATAACGGTTACTGAATTATCCTGGTGTATTATTACGTCGATATTTTTACAGAAACCTGCAAGAACTTCGTCTATCGAGTTGTCTACAACCTCGTAGACAAGGTGATGCAGGCCCGGAAGCCCCGTGGAACCGATGTACATAGCAGGCCTGCGCCTTACAGCTTCAAGCCCTTCCAGAACCTGAATTTTACTGGAATCATATTTGTCTTTTTCTTCCATAAACTCCTCAAATAAATTTGATTTCTTTTACCATTTCATGCCCGAAATGGCCGTTTATTTTTTTAATAAACTCTTTTTTTCTTATGCGGACTTCCTGCTTGTAAGCCGGATGGTCGGTTTGAACGAGTATTGTGTCTCCGCTTATCCCGATCATTCTTATTTTCTTTGAAAGTTTGCCCAGCTCTTTGTTCCAGATGTCGTAAAGAGCGTAATTTTCTTCTTTAATCCCGTAGCTTTCCAGTAATTTTTTTACTATCTCGCTGGCAGGCGTAAACACGCTAGACCTCCTGGGCCTAGACCCTCATAGGCATTACTACACAGATGTAATCTTCATCGTTAATGCTCTTCAATACGCAGGCATCGATCGGACCGTTTATCTGAAATTCTACTTTATCTTCGTTAATGTTTTTTAAAATATCTATAACGTAAGAAGGGTTAAACGCTATTTCGATGCTGGGGCCCGTATAAGCGATATCCATATCTACTTCGCCGCTGCCCAGCCCCTGGACCTGGGCGGAAATTCTGAGCGCATTTTTACCGTAAGCGAATTTCACGGCTCCGCCTTTTTCCTGAGTTAAAAGAGAAATCTGTTTTGTCGCGCTGAGAAGTATTTTTGATTCAATCTGTATTTTGTGCTGATATTTTTTAGGTATCACCTGTTCGTAATTAGGGAATTCACCGTCCACCAGGCGGGAAATTAACGTAATGTCCTTTATCTTGAACGATGCCTGGTTTTCTGTGATGCTTATTTTTACATTTTCGTCTTCTTCTATTGAAAAAAGGCGTGAAACTTCATTAATCGCTTTATTCGGTATAATTGCTTTCATTGAAGTTTTGTTTGTAATGCCTTTTCTACAAATATACGCCAATCTGCGCCCATCAGTAGCTACCGTCCTGATAACACCGGGCTCGATAATAAAATACAGGCCTGTCAAAACATACCTGGTTTCATCCGTTGAAATAGCAAATGAAGTTTTTTTAATAATTTCTTTTAAAAGTTTTGTTTCAATTACCATCGCTTTTTCATCTGAAAATTCTGGCAATGCGGGAAAATCTTCTTTCTGTGTTCCGGATAAAACAAAATGTGATTTTCCGGCCTTTATATCTATCTGATTTTTGTCGTCTGTTTTAATTTCTATTTCCTGTTCAGGTAATTCTCTGATAATATTTCCAAACCTCTTTGCGGGTATCGTTATTCCACCGGCGATCTTTATTTTCCCCTGGATATAACAGCTTACAGCTATTTCAAGGTCAGTTGAAACAAGTTTAATTTCACCTGAATCATCTGAATTTTTATCTTGAACTGCTTCAACTAAAAAATTGGATAAAACCGGCAATGTAGTTTTTGAAGAAACAGCGGTTTCCACAATTTGAATGCCTCTTAACAGGTTTTCCTTGCTTACTTTAATATACATATGTATTAGTCCTCCTAGTAATAGTACTGTGAATTCTGTGCAAAAATTATGGTTTTCGTTATAAACCGTCGATATAGTGTGATTATAAACGAAAACTTAAAGTCTAATATCAAGTTAATAAACCTATGATGTTATCAGCCCAAAACCCAATCCACCAAGTACGCTAACATACAAAGGAAGTAACTAACATGTTACTAACAAAAAATTAGTCTTCCTCTCTTTTAACATCTTCCACAAGTTTATTTATATTTGCCGCAAAGAACGGATCCGTATTTATCAATGTTTTTATCTTATTCCAGGCATGCAAAACGGTTGTATGATCCTTGCCGCCGAAAGCCTCGCCTATTTCTATTGTTGAACGTTCTGTTAACGAACGCGCCAGGTACATGGCTGTCTGCCTTGGGAAGGCTACTTCATCAGTGCGCTTTTTAGAACGCATATCTTTAAGGTCCAGGTGATAATGCCTTGCAACAACTTTCTGTATTTTTTCTATAGTTACCGTTTTTTGTATTTCTTCGCGCCTTATAATATCGCTCAATATTTCTTTTGCGGTATCTACCGTTAAGGGTGTGCCGGTAAGGG encodes the following:
- the gcvT gene encoding glycine cleavage system aminomethyltransferase GcvT; this encodes MGELKKTVFYDKHAALKANMVEFGGWRMPLQYESGIVNEHLLTRKSAGLFDVSHMGRFVFKGAGAVPFLQHVLTNNAAALEVRQAQYTIIPNETGGAIDDSYLYRFTAGEYLLVVNASNLQKDWDYFKEQLKKFTDVEMLNKSEDIAMISLQGPESENILAAILESGQLPGTQRNLLSIVNIKGSEILLARTGYTGEPICFELFVKRNDALKIWDLLLERGAAPIGLGARDTLRLEAGLPLYGHEFGIDIEGKEIPILSSPLVKFAVRNDLLKQITPPRLTRCITLIDKGVARAGYKIFFSGKHAGYITSGTTVPYYKVKNSRLVEEKMMRSIGLALVDNTLREGDIVEVEVRDKKIKAKIVPRHLITNKPPYAIPVI
- the gyrA gene encoding DNA gyrase subunit A — translated: MVKEKDNDKEKLKQDQPNLLERIAPRNIEDEMKTSYLDYAMSVIVGRALPDVRDGFKPVHRRILYAMKEMGLKHNQAFKKSARVVGEVLGKYHPHGDVAIYDSMVRMAQEFSLRYPLVDGQGNFGSVDGDSPAAMRYTEVRIKKVADEMLNDLDKNTVDFGPNYDGSLTEPLLLPAKLPNLLVNGSSGIAVGMATNIPPHNLTEVVDGIVAYIANPEIEVSELMKIIKGPDFPTWGIICGKEGIKDYFETGRGSFTIRAKAEIEEIKGGRQAIIVNELPYQVNKAQLLETIADLVKDKKIEDISDIRDESDRDGVRVVIEVKRDGNASIVLNQLFKKTQLETSFGVIMLSIVGGQPKVLPMKQMLHYYVEHRREIIARRTRFELAKAEERAHILEGLRIAIDNLDRIIKIIRESKDTETARIALMEKFKLSKVQAQAILDMRLHQLTGLERKKLEDEYLELIKTIEKLKSILADTKKVMAIIQQELKEIKESYGDERRTKIQSKVVEMEIEDLVQEEDVVVTLSHAGYVKRMPVSAYRSQRRGGRGVTSMTTREEDFVEDIFITNTHAFMLFFTDRGKVYTVRVFEIPEGTKIAKGKAIVNLIQIGPAEKVTAALTIKSFEEEKPSYLLMCTKSGLVKKTELSDYSDIRKTGIIGIKLNDGDTLIDVKHIEVKSEAVIATKKGLAIRFKESDIRPTARATQGVRGVKLGKDDEVIGMEDINKTDILLTATENGFGKRTDISKYRLQSRGGKGVKNIKANDRNGSVVGIKKANEGDDIMLITSKGITIRLPVDGILVKSRNIQGVRLVRLEEGDKLASIAHIVKEENEDSEDSENGAAE
- the ispD gene encoding 2-C-methyl-D-erythritol 4-phosphate cytidylyltransferase — protein: MFISTIIVAGGSGKRFGSKKQYHKLCGKPVVLWAVEKFMQVSDEVILILPREDITFFQNKWKKKYPSLKIFPGGRQRWQSVENGLKNLLPKACLVAIHDGARPLINKADIQNCIKAASKFGAAICAAQASDTVKMSDGKDNIDRTLNRKIIFLAQTPQIFKKEIILKAFERFRAFGRKKLSNATDDAQMVEAIGQKVKLVPTTSSNIKITTKTDILIAEKLLNKGVFRW
- a CDS encoding TRAM domain-containing protein: MILWIIRALVVLLGPVIGYFQISRDFKGALIGFVIFAVIIGIELLVGKVPLDTLVASGIGIILGFVVGYLIEYGLISLGNERLIELMSKYSLIVKSSFVVLGFLIAIRKKEEVDLLDKNILKTGAKTSGEKVKILDTSAIIDGRIADVSETRFLEGPMIIPNFVLAELHKLADSSDSNKRVRARRGLEIMRKLQDEPNMSVKVYDKDYPEIKEVDTKLVILAKEIGGTILTTDFNLNKIASLQGVIVLNINDLANSLKPIYLPGETMNMFVVKEGKEHDQGIGYLDDGTMIVVEDGRKHIGKKVDVIVTSALQTSAGRMIFTKPR
- the gyrB gene encoding DNA topoisomerase (ATP-hydrolyzing) subunit B, whose translation is MEEKDKYDSSKIQVLEGLEAVRRRPAMYIGSTGLPGLHHLVYEVVDNSIDEVLAGFCKNIDVIIHQDNSVTVIDDGRGIPVDPMKEVKDPKLKGKSALEVVLTVLHAGGKFDRKAYTVSGGLHGVGVSVVNALSEYLEVEVQRDGKIHTQKYTRGKPGAPLKTGGSTDETGTKVTFLADSEIFKDLNFNFDTLSNRLRELAYLNPGTKISITDERDDKEHNFNYEGGIASFVEFLNSNKDVLHPKPVFFSKTKDDIKADVAIQYNDGYSEQIYAFANNINTIEGGTHLSGFRSALTRVINDYAKNHQLIKNEAFSITGDDVREGLTCVISIKIPNPQFEGQTKTKLGNSDVEGIMKSLVGDALGSFFEENPSVSNKIVEKVINAAQAREAARKARELTRRKGALDSASLPGKLADCSERNPEKSEIFLVEGDSAGGSAKQGRNRVFQAILPLKGKIINVEKAQLVKVLSNDEIRTLITAIGAGIGKDEFDINKVRYHKVIIMTDADVDGAHIRTLLLTFFYRQMKVLIDNGYIYIAQPPLYKIKKDKKELYIDTEEQLEKILLEQVVDKVVLSQVAGKKTWEEKELLVLFKDLNELDILLKKLKKKKILWADYLAFRKKDKIPLFRVETEEEVVFIYSDKEWKQFKEDYLEKNKGLTEGDLDRKFRNLWELTRADVLIKKLEASGFELNNYDTPAEKPVYRIKTSEKDSIDVSNFQAVVEKIKEIGMRGLTIQRYKGLGEMNPEQLWETTMDPLRRKLLQVKLEDIAEAETIFTTLMGDKVEPRRQFIETHALDVKNLDI